The Trichomycterus rosablanca isolate fTriRos1 chromosome 17, fTriRos1.hap1, whole genome shotgun sequence DNA segment GTGAAATTCCATTTGATGCCACTAAAAGAGAAAGATACAAGTTAGCTATAAAAATTGATTAACATTGCACTAGAAACAACAATATATGTATAGCTCTGAAAAAAGAAACCACTTTAAAATGATCAGTTTCCCTATTTCTAGGTAAGTAATTAGGTACTTTtataataaactttatttattttattctttaaacTACTGGCAGCACATCCTCCCCCCAAAGAATATGTCAAGTggtcaaaataacaataaaaatgtgcagtgtTTTCAGTTTTTATACTTTTCCTTGGAAAATAACACTTGGTTTAGGTGATCATTTTAATCAGCACTTCATAAAGCACAATGAGGTGTGTCTGTGTTGAAATTCAACAGAAACTGGAATTGAATGACTGCCATACACATAGAACAGATAGATAACTAATGCATGACTACATTACTACTAATTCTGAATACTGTTGACTTACTTTCCGAAGAATCCTTTGCCGTTGGGTTGTTCTTTAAGCCACTTCCACAGAGGATGAGCATCTGGCCCATTCACATCAATCTTGCTGAACAAGTCGTACTGGGCATCGTATGATTTGGCAAATTGTTTGATCTGACTGTTGGTGCCAGGTTCCTATTTAGACAAGAAAGTTTAAGTACATCACATTTAATTGTCCATCATTTTACAATACTTTATTACACTAATTACATAAAACCATGGGAATCAGATGCATCTAactaaaataagtatttgaattACAGAGTGGCAGAAGTCATAGCTCAGTTTAAATTGAAGGACTGCAGAGCTACCACTTGAACAAGGCCTTCAACACTGAACTGTTTTGCTTTTCAGTTCTATCAACTGAAAGCATGTAAATTACTGCACAAAAACTGCACATCTGTAAATGCTATGAAGCTTACTATGAAGCTGTAAAACAGCTTTGGTTATACTGTATGTTAGTGCAGCTCATCATGGAATCTACTTTCTCTGCTTCAAAATCAGTTGGTCTTCTTCATTAGCTTCAAAATTGGGTGGGGTCTAAGACGTTTCGAACATATTTAAGTGGTCGTGACTACTACATTGCACTGGGCAAAATGTATTACAAAATGTCACGCAATGACCTCTGAAGTACAAGAAAGTCATATTACAACAGCACTTCAATCACCCAGTTAGCTACCTGTGTCTTTTAGAATTGATTTTAAGATTCTCAcaaattattacaaataaattgTCTTAATTATCGCAATTGTGACCATGCAGTCACAGTCTAAAGGCCTGTAAGATCCATGTTAATATgtcacccactctaccagctgtgccaatgTGCTGCTCAAGAATTAAATTCTTGATTCAAATTTTTTTAGAACATTCTCTGAAGACAATTACCCTTGAGATTTAaggttttgtaaaacacaaatTAAGTAATAAAGAACTAAAAGAATGCGCCATACCTGTTTCCCAAACTGGTTGGATGGGAAAGCCAGGATGCTTAAACCTCTCTCAGCGTACTTGGCGTGCATCTCTGCAAACTGAGAGTAGTTTATGGGGGTCTTGCCTCATTTAGAGGCAACATTTGTAATGATGACAACCATGTCCCTGTAGGAGGAACAATCACAATATATGAAGCAACTCACACATGCAAGATGATTAGAATGTAATGAATAGTAGAAGTAAAGTTCCTAATCTAGTCAAATCCAGTTCTTTCACTGCTGCAAACCCCAACCATGCAGACTATCACACACCCCATCCAAAACACGCACAGTTGCCAAATAACaattagtaataattattatagccCTAAGCGAGGCAGAAATAGCTTACACTTTTACTAAGCATTTACATTGAGACATTTTAAAGTATTCAATCTACCCAAAGGCGTGTTTTTTTAAAGTGCAGCAGAGTGACAGAGAACTCTGTATCACTGCATCCATTATCAAACAGGCTTAAATAGATTTTAAGATAAAAGTAtgcaaataatattattttattttctgtttgctttgttACTcctttgtttgtgttgcctacCTGTATTTCTCCAGAGACACCTGGTTGCCATCTACATCAGTGGCAGTGAAGTCATAAATAGACTTAGCCGTCTGCCAGTCCTCCACCTGTGCACACTTGGatagaaaaaagaacaaaaaattaTAATCACGAAGGAAGAAGTGTGAAGTGCTTTTTAATGTCACCTGTCTCAAACCCGAGAAATGCTACTTTAAGGATGAGATAGTCACAACATGTACAAAGACTCATGCCAACattcttaatgtttttttttaaataatttgcagtgtcatatttatatttacaggaAAATATCTTACCATAGTGTGCAGCAGGATGGAGAAAATGACAGAGGTCCCTAGAAGCTGCATGGCTGCCTTTCAGTGGAAACTGAAAAGGCAGGCAGCACACGACACTAAACCTTCGTTTACTTTATCCAGCTGAGCACTGCACAATCAAACGCACCATCAGTCCATCTCATTTATACACCTCACCATAATTATTATCTGCTATAGACTTTGTTTATTCTCCAATAAGCTGCTTCTGTGCTGAGTAATCAGTGCAATAACAGATGCACTCTGAACACAGAGCATGGGTTACAGTCTGATACCAGCTCATAAAGCTGATAAGAGCTCTGATACTGGTGCTGACACTGATGCCCTCTCCATTCTCATTacacagcaaaaataaaagatacTAACTATAGGACAACTTGTATACAAttctcattaaaaaaaaaagttatttaaagaTAGTGTAAGTATTTCTAAATTTTAATTTATCTAGTAATCTGTACTAACTGCACTAACTGTACTAACTATCCTGACAAGGAATGCAGTGGGACTTGGGTTTAAAAAATGCCTCGAGTTACTAGGTGagaagtttgacatgttctctcTAGGTCTGCACAGGGTTTCTCGAAGTTTCTTCAGCACCCTTTTACCTctcaaaatgcataaatgacCGAGTATATGTTGACCTGTGTTGTTTTTGTGTCTGACTATAGGTCAAATATGGCGAAATTAATAATAAGGCTgtacaatataaacaaatcaGATTGCTGTGATTACATTGCTGCCTATCACAAGTGCAATGTGTATGGTTATAAAACATGTTAATCCTTAGAGTTAAGTAACATTAAAGTTAGGTTAACAGATAACATTAAATGCCATATTTATTGCTTGTGATGTTTTAAACAAGCTTTATATAAATATCTCTTGCAAGCATATCCAGAACTGTTTCTGAAATCACTGGACACAAGACAGAAGTACAAGGGAATTTAGAACAAgctactggcatgttttctgGGACTAAAAGGATAGCCATGTGAACTtaaaaagaacatgcaaaattctACAGAGGGAAGCCCAAAATCCCCTCCAGGTTGctgtagtttatttatttatttagattttaacgtcatgttttacacatggttacattcatgacataaacagtagttacttgttacacaagatttatcagttcacaagtttaatatcaaacacagtcatgtacaattttgtatctccaattatcgcacgtctttgaactgtgggaggaaaccggagctcccggaggaaacccacgcacactAAAGAAAATATCAGAACACAggtattgtttttgttaatgatttatatatttaatgacCACTTTTTACTCACGTAAAGGTAGTAAGGGTACTCACAAATGGATCAAATCTAGGGGAATTTAGAGTAGTTTATTATGATATTGTagggaaaacatgccaaactcatcACAAACAGTTACACTGATCGAACTCATTCCTCTGGAACCATACTTTATCAGTTGTTATCCAGTTACATAATCAGACGAGTAGTTACATAACACCAAGCCGAATTTTGGGGCGCCCACACCCTGTGCTGAGGAATGCAACTTTAtacactgaaatgcatttgaCAAATGAGTCAGTTGAACTACATGtggaaaaaaatatacataattaTATATCTAGTTTAGCATTATAACCCAGTACTAACATTCTGCACTGTTTAAACCTGATTGCGCAACAACAAACAGTTgataaaacaacatttttaaaacagagAACCAAACCTCCCagaaaaacttttttttcttaagttaatagtttgtaaaaaaaaaaaggaatcttttttaaagaatttaaagaTCCTCAAACCTTAGAATAACAAACAGGTCAGTTCAGTCCACTGCGCACAACCTAAATCTCTGCATATGCTCGGTTAGTTCTGCACAAACAAGCTTACATCACTGCGTTTGACTCTGTATGATCTAtaaactttttcctcacagcGCTTACAGCGTGTGGATGATTTGTAGATCTGCACAAGGGCTCAGTTTGTGCCAAGTGGACTTAAAGCCGTGTTTACTGCTTAGTGTCCGTTATTCCTCACTGGAGAGTAATGTCCATGTACACAGTAAAGCCTGCAACAGTGCACTGACTCGGTCTGTTTCATTATAATGTGCACATATTCAtatcaaatatataaacaagtttattgattgattttaaaCTGTGCACATATTTATTGAGTCGCTTGTATGAGGACGACTCGGAGACACTGGGGGGCAAAAAGCGAGGCACATCCGAGTCACTCAGTGACTAATCACACTCACATGAGTGTCTGATATGTTCCTAACAACTTACCGTTAAAACcctaaatttatatttatttattaggattttaacgtcatgttttacacactttggttacattcatgacagaaacggtagttactccttacacaagattcattcattcactttcttaaccgcttatccagttagggtcacggggcgctggagcctat contains these protein-coding regions:
- the gpx4a gene encoding glutathione peroxidase 4a; this translates as MQLLGTSVIFSILLHTMCAQVEDWQTAKSIYDFTATDVDGNQVSLEKYRDMVVIITNVASKUGKTPINYSQFAEMHAKYAERGLSILAFPSNQFGKQEPGTNSQIKQFAKSYDAQYDLFSKIDVNGPDAHPLWKWLKEQPNGKGFFGNGIKWNFTKFLINRQGQVMKRYSPWTDPREIEKDLPEYL